A genome region from Petrotoga sibirica DSM 13575 includes the following:
- a CDS encoding NAD/NADP-dependent octopine/nopaline dehydrogenase family protein, protein MVKIAVVGAGNGGQALAGYLAMKGFDVSLFNRSKRRISPIIDSHSIKIEGQVVGEYHISFATTNMEEAIKGRKLIMVVVPAFAHKEIAKRMAPYLEDGQIIVLNPGRTGGALEFKNVLKEENVKKDVILAEAQTFIFASRMSNPGVAKVFRIKNAVPVSALPATRNEELEEVLCNAIPEFEIVKNVIYTSFNNIGVVFHPATLILNAARVETMAGKFEFYFEGISPSVAKVLENIDEERCKVMELFNAEPMTAKDWLNYAYDVRGNSLYEAIRNNVGYRGIYAPPTLDNRYILEDLPMSLVPISSFGEEYGVKTPVIDSIINLANIMMEKNFWKEGRTVKDLGLEGMSIEDIIRLVEEGES, encoded by the coding sequence ATGGTTAAGATAGCGGTGGTTGGAGCGGGTAATGGAGGTCAGGCATTAGCGGGATATTTAGCCATGAAAGGGTTCGATGTATCTCTCTTTAATAGATCAAAAAGAAGAATATCTCCCATCATAGATTCACATTCAATAAAAATAGAAGGTCAAGTAGTTGGTGAGTATCATATATCTTTTGCCACAACAAATATGGAAGAAGCAATAAAAGGAAGAAAGTTAATTATGGTAGTTGTTCCGGCCTTTGCGCATAAAGAGATAGCAAAGAGGATGGCCCCATATTTAGAAGATGGCCAAATAATAGTTTTAAATCCTGGTAGAACAGGTGGTGCACTAGAATTCAAAAATGTATTGAAAGAAGAGAACGTGAAAAAAGACGTTATACTAGCCGAAGCTCAAACTTTCATTTTTGCCTCAAGAATGTCCAATCCTGGAGTAGCTAAAGTGTTTAGAATAAAAAATGCCGTTCCTGTTTCTGCACTACCCGCCACCAGAAATGAAGAATTAGAAGAAGTACTGTGTAATGCAATACCAGAGTTTGAAATAGTTAAGAATGTAATTTACACAAGTTTTAACAATATTGGCGTTGTTTTTCACCCGGCAACATTAATACTGAATGCAGCAAGGGTTGAAACAATGGCAGGAAAGTTTGAATTCTACTTCGAAGGGATCTCCCCTTCTGTAGCAAAAGTTTTGGAAAATATAGATGAAGAAAGATGTAAGGTTATGGAGCTTTTTAATGCGGAACCTATGACAGCAAAGGATTGGCTAAACTATGCATACGATGTAAGAGGAAACTCTTTATACGAAGCTATTAGAAACAATGTTGGTTATAGAGGCATATATGCACCCCCAACGTTGGATAATAGGTATATTCTGGAAGATCTTCCAATGAGTCTTGTACCCATCTCATCTTTTGGAGAAGAATATGGTGTGAAAACACCTGTAATTGATTCTATCATAAATCTTGCTAATATAATGATGGAAAAAAATTTCTGGAAAGAAGGTAGAACCGTAAAAGATTTAGGTTTAGAAGGAATGAGCATAGAAGACATAATAAGACTT